In the Hylaeus volcanicus isolate JK05 chromosome 1, UHH_iyHylVolc1.0_haploid, whole genome shotgun sequence genome, one interval contains:
- the LOC128882776 gene encoding eukaryotic translation initiation factor 2D-like, with amino-acid sequence MFIKPFKVKSNNQLKGTERKKLCQEILAAYPMLTDEETQQLVPKKEAISVMKIITYGGQLGKVYCAAKIPVFFQLDSLHSALLPTIYTLWHHPNLLRVFTTRLPVVSKLASGADLMLPGVVVKEPVTLYSFGKLPKGTPVSIDTEDNKAAVAVGLTARSSEDMYMSGGHGKCVEILHVIGDMLCQLGKPPVRPNLGPLDMESNNDKLESTEQVNENIDKPVADAMNDLEICDNSTLETECPCEENTDVTRIDETEGMESVVAEQPEIVVDPVQEMDNLLEYCFLKACKKSVKSSDLPMLVSNFSKNHLLAACPPDRNIDIKRSRYKKLSVFLAEMKEKGVINTSVTKGVESLLSIKFDHPLLKELVILEEPAPPSEPVVSNTAVVSECYRVTADVVPVLSKFRYEKGDVMKRAEIRKCFTEYVKAENLQDGKMLKLNPQLAGIMKTKADQETITMEDGINKFIGRMTHMHEVTLAGNKLLHTGKLEPIDMRVTVRSGGKKVTLVNNLETFGINSKEFSKECQIIGASATITDEPGKKTPSVLVQGNQILYVYKLLTEKYQIKKTYIRGLEFAPKKQGSQKK; translated from the exons ATGTTTATCAAACCGTTTAAAGTTAAGTCAAATAATCAACTGAAAGGAACGGAAAG GAAGAAATTATGCCAAGAAATTTTAGCGGCGTACCCAATGCTAACAGACGAAGAAACGCAACAGTTAGTTCCCAAAAAGGAGGCAATAAGTGTCATGAAAATCATAACTTATGGAGGGCAGTTGGGCAAAGTGTACTGTGCTGCCAAAATACCTGTGTTTTTCCAACTTGACTCTTTGCATTCTGCGTTATTGCCAACCATATATACCTTATGGCATCATCCAAACTTGTTAAGAGTTTTTACAACACGTCTTCCAGTTGTATCCAAATTAGCAAGTGGTGCCGATTTGATGTTGCCTGGAGTAGTTGTCAAAGAACCTGTTACATTATATTCCTTTGGCAAATTACCAAAAGGTACTCCTGTTTCGATAGATACAGAAGATAATAAG gcAGCTGTTGCTGTTGGTCTCACTGCACGTTCTAGCGAAGATATGTATATGTCTGGAGGTCATGGGAAATGTGtagaaattttacatgtaatagGCGATATGCTTTGTCAACTGGGAAAACCACCTGTCAGACCGAATTTAGGACCATTAGATATGGAATcgaataatgataaattagaAAGTACAGAGCAAGTCAATGAAAACATTGATAAGCCAGTTGCAGATGCCATGAACGATTTAGAAATTTGTGATAATAGCACCCTAGAAACAGAATGTCCTTGCGAG GAAAATACGGATGTAACTAGAATAGACGAGACCGAAGGGATGGAAAGTGTAGTCGCGGAACAGCCAGAAATAGTCGTAGATCCTGTACAAGAAATGGATAATTTGTTAGAATATTGCTTTTTAAAAGCGTGTAAAAAGTCTGTGAAGTCTAGCGATTTACCAATGCTggtatcaaatttttctaaaaatcacTTGTTAGCGGCTTGTCCACCCGATAGAAATATAGACATAAAAAGGTCTCGTTATAAAAAGTTATCCGTATTCTTAGcggaaatgaaagaaaagggTGTTATCAACACTTCTGTTACGAAAGGCGTCGAAAGTTTGCTATCGATTAAG TTCGATCACCCTCTTCTAAAAGAGTTGGTTATTTTAGAAGAACCAGCACCGCCGTCGGAACCGGTTGTTTCGAACACTGCAGTTGTCTCAGAGTGTTACAGAGTGACTGCAGACGTTGTGCCAGTGTTATCGAAATTCAGATACGA AAAAGGGGACGTAATGAAAAGAGCTGAGAtcagaaaatgttttactgAATACGTGAAAGCGGAGAATCTACAAGACGGAAA gatgttgaaattaaatccGCAACTCGCAGGTATTATGAAGACCAAAGCGGATCAGGAGACTATTACGATGGAGgacggaataaataaatttataggaCGCATGACGCATATGCACGAAGTTACGTTAGCGGGGAATAAATTATTGCACACGGGCAAACTGGAACCCATCGATATGAGGGTTACTGTTCGATCCGGAGGCAAGAAG GTAACGCTAGTGAATAACTTGGAAACCTTCGGTATAAATTCCAAGGAGTTCAGTAAGGAGTGCCAAATTATCGGCGCGAGTGCAACGATTACCGACGAACCTGGAAAGAAAACCCCTAGCGTTCTCGTTCAAGGAAACCAGATCTTATACGTGTATAAATTACTTACCG aaaaataCCAAATTAAAAAGACTTACATAAGAGGCTTAGAATTTGCTCCAAAGAAGCAAGGATCtcagaaaaaataa
- the LOC128882848 gene encoding haloacid dehalogenase-like hydrolase domain-containing 5, whose protein sequence is MAIMKILLRPDIARFASVRHLSSKPKFGLLFDIDGVIVRGKKVLPPVPESFKRLQGKDGKFRVPTVFVTNSGNALRSQKAADLSKWIGFEIKESQVVMAHSPLRLFQQFTNKQVLISGQGPIREIAQELGFQKTVVIEDLVKNYPSLDYVNMKKRNPQCGPIDPNFPKIEGIVLFSEPISWETPLQLMVDLLMTNGVPAGLSNDIPYPHIPVLACNMDLLWVSEAPIPRYGHGAFLVCLESLYKKITGKDLTYTALIGKPSQITYYHANHVLREHAKSIGIDHNVDTIYAIGDNINTDIFGANLYDKYLSYCSKDEALKPQKLQKLLGRDIEPPSAKACISILVETGVHRRDSDFIAEHCPRDFLPIEDGLCKPAFVVKDVGEAINLAFKEEKFD, encoded by the exons ATGGCAATTATGAAGATATTATTACGACCGGACATCGCAAGGTTCGCGAGTGTCAGA cATCTAAGCTCCAAGCCAAAATTTGGTTTGCTCTTTGACATTGATGGAGTAATAGTGCGTGGCAAGAAAGTATTGCCACCGGTACCTGAGTCTTTCAAACGCCTTCAAGGAAAAGATGGCAAATTTCGAGTACCAACTGTGTTTGTTACCAACAGTGGAAATGCTTTACGCAGTCAGAAGGCTGCAGATTTGTCCAAATGGATAGGATTCGAAATAAAGGAATCTCAGGTTGTGATGGCTCATTCACCATTGAGATTGTTCCAACAATTTACCAACAAACAAGTGCTAATATCCGGGCAAGGTCCGATTAGAGAAATTGCTCAGGAACTGGGTTTCCAGAAAACTGTAGTTATAGAAGATTTAGTAAAAAACTACCCATCCCTGGACtatgtaaatatgaaaaagcgAAATCCGCAATGCGGACCGATAGATCCGAATTTTCCGAAGATCGAGGGTATCGTACTATTTAGCGAACCAATTTCTTGGGAAACACCGTTGCAATTGATGGTAGATTTACTGATGACTAACGGGGTGCCAGCTGGTTTGTCCAACGATATTCCTTATCCTCACATTCCAGTCTTGGCATGTAATATGGATTTACTATGGGTGTCGGAAGCACCGATCCCTAGATACGGCCACGGTGCTTTCTTAGTCTGTCTAGAATCTCtatataagaaaattacaGGAAAAGACTTGACGTATACCGCTTTAATCGGAAAACCTAGTCAAATCACCTACTATCACGCGAATCATGTGCTCCGTGAGCATGCTAAAAGTATTGGAATAGATCATAACGTCGATACGATATACGCTATCGG GGATAACATCAACACAGACATTTTTGGTGCAAATTTGTATGACAAGTATTTGTCGTATTGCTCAAAAGACGAAGCATTGAAGCCTCAAAAACTGCAGAAATTGCTTGGCAGAGATATAGAGCCGCCTAGCGCGAAAGCTTGTATCAGTATTTTAGTCGAAACTGGAGTCCATCGACGAGATTCGGATTTTATAGCGGAACACTGTCCTAGAGATTTCTTGCCAATCGAAGATGGTCTATGCAAGCCTGCATTCGTGGTAAAAGACGTCGGCGAAGCTATCAATCTCGCGTTTaaggaagaaaaattcgaCTGA